Below is a window of Polyangiaceae bacterium DNA.
GGCGAGATCGCGGCGGGGAATCGGCGCGCGTACCGCGCGGAGCGTGCGCGGCTCGTGTACCTGAAGTCGAGCGACGAGGCGCCGGCGCTCCCCTCGGCTTGCGGCGACATGCTGCGCGAGCTCGAGCAGGTGTGTCGCTGACATGCTGCTACTCCGCGGCACCGAAGAGCTGAGCTTCGAGCTCGGCGGGAGCGTCGCGGAGCATGACGCGCGCGCCCGCCTTCCGCCCGAGCTCGAGCCCGCGCTCGTCGCGGGCAGAGCGCGCGTCGCGCTCACGGTGTTCCGCATGCGCGGGCTCCGCCTGCGCGGCTTGCCCGGGCCCGGGCTCGACTACTCGGAGGCGCTGTGGCGTCTGGCCGTGCAGCACCGAGGAGAGCTCGCCTGGCTCGCCGTGGCGTGCGATCTGGACTCGGCACCAGTCCGGCTGACGGGACGCGCGCTGATCCGCTATCCGGTGCGCGAGGCGAGCCTCGGCCTGGCCGACGACGGCTTCTCCGTGCGCGCGGCCGACGCCGTGCTGGCGATCGAGCTCGGGGATCCGGCGACGGCAGAGCTCGAGTCACCGGGAACGCGACCTCTGCTCGTCGCGAGCGGCGGTCGGCTGTGGCGCGTGCCCTGGGCGGAGGTTCCGGCACCCGAGTCCCGCTGCCGGGCGCTCGAGGTTCGCGCCGATACGCTGAGCCAGCAGACTCTCGGGGCCGTCGACTGGGATCCGGTCGCCCTCTGGTTGCGGGGCCGCGGGCATCGCTGCGGGCGCGCGACGGATCTAACCAGTGTGCTACGGTAGGTCCCATGGGTAAGTCGGGGCTTCTCGGGTTGGGAGCGGTGTGCTCACTGGGTCTGGGTCTGTTGGTCGCGTGCGGCGGGGGTGACACCGGCACCGGTCTTCCGGGAATCGGCGGCGCCGCGGGCAGCGGCACCGGCGGCACGGGCGTCGGCGGCGGCAGCGGCGGCAGTGCCGGCGTCGCTGGCAGCGCCACGGGCGGCGCCGGCGGCGCGGGCGGCGCAGCCGGCAGCGGCGCGGTCGGCGGCGGCGGCACGGGTGGCGCCCCGGCGTGCAACAGCGGCCCGAACGACGATCAGGACAAAGACGGCTTCACGGTCGCCGACGGGGACTGCAACGACTGCGACGCCAAGGTGAACCCCGGCGCGATCGAGGTCGCGACGCCGAGCGG
It encodes the following:
- a CDS encoding DUF2071 domain-containing protein; the protein is MLLLRGTEELSFELGGSVAEHDARARLPPELEPALVAGRARVALTVFRMRGLRLRGLPGPGLDYSEALWRLAVQHRGELAWLAVACDLDSAPVRLTGRALIRYPVREASLGLADDGFSVRAADAVLAIELGDPATAELESPGTRPLLVASGGRLWRVPWAEVPAPESRCRALEVRADTLSQQTLGAVDWDPVALWLRGRGHRCGRATDLTSVLR